AATGCGACGACCAAGCTTCGGGCCAAAAACTTTGATTTTATCGTTCTGAATTCTTTACGGGATCAGGGTGCTGGTTTCGGACACGATACCAACAAAATTACCGTTATTGATAAAGACGAACGGGTTTACGAATTTGATCTGAAATCCAAGGACAAAGTGGCCGAAGATTTGCTAAATCTCGTTCAGGAACAGCTCTTGATGGTATGAAACTCCGAATGATAGTTTTGATTTTAGTGGTGCTGGGCGGCCTGTCGCCCCGCAGGGGTCTGGCTCAGGAACTCAACTGCCAGGTGACGGTCAATTTCAACCAGGCTAATTCGGCCCAGGTGACGGATCGGCAGATTTTCCCGCAGATGCAGGCTTTTATCACAGATTTCATGAACAACCGGCGTTGGACCAGCGACGCCTTTAATCCGGAGGAACGCATCAACTGCAAGCTGGTGATCGATATCCTGAAAGTGCCCGCCCAGAACTATTACGAAGGGCGCGCCCAGGTCATTGTGACCCGCCCGGTCTACGGCAGCAATTACGAGACGGTTACGCTTCGGTACATCGACAACGCGTTTAACTTCCCGTATCGGCAGAGTGATCCCATGTATTTCAACGAGAATTCGTACCAAAACGAACTCACCTCGCTGCTGGCTTTTCACGCGCTTATTATGCTGGGCGTTGATTACGATTCGTTTAGCAAGCAGGGCGGAAAGCTCTTTTTTCAGCGGGCTTACAACGTGATGTCACTGGCCAATCAGAGTGCCGTCGGCGGGGGTGCGTGGGGGGCGCAGGGCGATATCCGGAACCGATACTGGTTAATTGAGAATCTTCAAAGTCAACAATTTGTTCCTTACCACGAAGCGTTGTATACTTACCACCGCCAGGCACTGGACAATTTTACGGCCAACCCCGCCGGTTCGCGCCAGCAGGTTCTGGAGGTTTTAGGGGCTATCCGGCAGGTAAGCCAGCAGCGGCCTAACTCCGTGGTTATCAACACGTTTTTCGACGCCAAAGGAGAAGAATTATTTAATATTATGAACGAAGGATCCCGCGAGGACCGGCAGAAAGCTTTTACGCTGCTGTCGACGCTTGATCCGGCTAAAACCGAAGTTTACCGAAAGCTACTCCGATAATTCATGGGTAAACGATTAATTCGCGTTCGGGCAACGGAAATTCTAAACGATCGTTTGGCCGAACGGGTTACCAAATTAGTAAATGCCGAAGTAGATGTTGTTTTCATCGACGGCCGGACGCTCCACGGTCGACTCCTCGGTATTCAGGGCGTTGAGTTGTCGGTGCGTGACAATCGGGGGCACGGGCATACCGTTCCGATTGCAA
This Larkinella insperata DNA region includes the following protein-coding sequences:
- the porD gene encoding type IX secretion system protein PorD, giving the protein MKLRMIVLILVVLGGLSPRRGLAQELNCQVTVNFNQANSAQVTDRQIFPQMQAFITDFMNNRRWTSDAFNPEERINCKLVIDILKVPAQNYYEGRAQVIVTRPVYGSNYETVTLRYIDNAFNFPYRQSDPMYFNENSYQNELTSLLAFHALIMLGVDYDSFSKQGGKLFFQRAYNVMSLANQSAVGGGAWGAQGDIRNRYWLIENLQSQQFVPYHEALYTYHRQALDNFTANPAGSRQQVLEVLGAIRQVSQQRPNSVVINTFFDAKGEELFNIMNEGSREDRQKAFTLLSTLDPAKTEVYRKLLR